In Primulina eburnea isolate SZY01 chromosome 5, ASM2296580v1, whole genome shotgun sequence, a single window of DNA contains:
- the LOC140831817 gene encoding stearoyl-[acyl-carrier-protein] 9-desaturase, chloroplastic-like, translating to MALITNIAFNSYKMMPSFLDADIRSSRRVSTASTLHSSSVEVTNLKEPFTPPRNVLKPVTRLMSPEKGEIINVLNDWAVNNILVMLKDVEKSWQPSDYLPDYTSEGYEDQVKELRERTKEIPDDFFIALVGHMISEEALPTYQTFISKFDGVRDDTGVNPTPWAAWFRGWTAEENRHGDLLNRYLYLSGRVDMKQIEKTIQYLIGSGMDVTENNTYHGIIYVTFQERATFISHGNTARLAKKYGDTKLAQICGIIASDEKRHETAYTRIVEKFFEIDPDDMVRSFADMMKKKIVMPAHMMYDGVDKNLFRNFAAVTQHIGVYTARDYIDIVEYLVDRWGVEKLTGLSDEGRKAQEYLCGLVPRFRKLEERAQAQANLASASVPFSWIFGRKI from the exons CGTCGACACTTCATTCTTCTTCAGT GGAGGTGACAAACCTAAAAGAACCATTCACTCCCCCGAGAAATGTACTCAAGCCAGTGACTCGTTTAATGTCACCAGAAAAAGGTGAGATCATAAATGTGCTGAATGATTGGGCTGTAAACAATATCTTGGTGATGCTAAAAGACGTCGAGAAATCTTGGCAGCCGAGTGATTATTTGCCCGACTACACTTCCGAAGGATACGAAGATCAGGTCAAAGAACTGAGGGAGAGAACCAAAGAGATCCCAGATGACTTTTTCATTGCATTGGTTGGTCACATGATTTCGGAGGAAGCACTTCCAACTTATCAAACATTTATTAGTAAATTTGATGGAGTCAGAGATGATACTGGTGTTAACCCCACGCCTTGGGCTGCTTGGTTCCGAGGGTGGACTGCAGAAGAGAACCGTCACGGCGATCTTCTCAATCGATATCTTTATCTTTCAGGACGTGTTGATATGAAACAAATCGAGAAAACCATACAATACTTGATCGGTTCTGGGATG GATGTAACGGAGAACAACACATATCATGGAATTATCTACGTTACATTTCAAGAAAGGGCAACCTTCATATCTCATGGAAACACTGCAAGGCTTGCCAAAAAATATGGggatacaaaactggctcagatTTGTGGGATTATTGCCTCAGATGAGAAACGCCATGAAACTGCCTACACCAGAATTGTCGAGAAGTTCTTTGAGATCGATCCCGATGACATGGTTAGGTCTTTCGCTGAcatgatgaagaagaaaatcgtAATGCCAGCCCATATGATGTATGATGGTGTGGATAAAAATCTTTTCAGAAACTTCGCAGCCGTCACACAACATATTGGAGTTTACACTGCCAGGGACTATATAGACATTGTGGAATACTTAGTGGACAGATGGGGTGTGGAGAAGTTGACGGGCCTCTCAGACGAGGGGCGTAAAGCACAAGAATATTTATGTGGGTTAGTTCCAAGATTCAGGAAGTTAGAAGAGAGGGCACAAGCACAGGCAAATCTAGCATCAGCCAGCGTTCCCTTTAGTTGGATATTTGGTAGAAAGATTTGA